From the Sphingomonas mesophila genome, one window contains:
- a CDS encoding class I SAM-dependent methyltransferase: protein MLRPLTALLIATAATACQTAAPPRLSAAETSALQAAVAAETRTAANRARDVYRNPAATLAFFGVKPSDTVVEIWPGGGWYTEILAPYLASGGGTLYLAAPEWGRSGITKLKQANAGLYGGLQIVDFPVFDGKAAEVPAGSVDAVLTFRNVHNWRMGYRRDDKADYSADAFRQIYAMLKPGGVLGIEDHRLPESADLERERKSGYIKTSTVVRLAEQAGFKLAGSSEINANPKDTADWPDGVWTLPPSFALKDKDRAKYAAIGESDRMTLKFVKPR from the coding sequence ATGCTGCGCCCACTCACCGCCTTGCTGATCGCCACCGCCGCGACTGCCTGCCAGACCGCCGCTCCGCCGCGCCTCTCGGCGGCCGAGACCAGCGCGCTCCAGGCCGCTGTCGCCGCCGAGACCCGAACCGCCGCCAACCGCGCGCGCGACGTCTACCGCAATCCGGCTGCGACGCTTGCCTTCTTCGGGGTCAAGCCGAGCGATACGGTGGTCGAGATCTGGCCCGGCGGCGGCTGGTATACTGAAATCCTGGCGCCTTACCTCGCCTCCGGCGGAGGCACGCTTTACCTCGCCGCCCCGGAGTGGGGGCGCAGCGGAATCACCAAGCTCAAGCAGGCCAATGCCGGCCTCTACGGCGGGCTTCAAATCGTCGATTTCCCGGTGTTCGACGGCAAAGCTGCGGAAGTGCCTGCGGGTAGCGTCGACGCGGTGCTGACCTTCCGTAACGTGCATAATTGGCGGATGGGATATCGGCGCGACGACAAGGCCGACTACAGCGCGGACGCCTTCCGCCAGATTTATGCGATGTTGAAGCCCGGCGGAGTGCTCGGGATCGAGGACCATCGCCTGCCCGAAAGCGCCGACCTCGAGCGCGAGCGCAAGAGCGGCTACATCAAGACTTCGACCGTTGTCCGGCTGGCCGAGCAAGCCGGGTTCAAGCTTGCCGGCTCGAGCGAGATCAACGCCAATCCAAAGGATACCGCCGACTGGCCGGACGGCGTCTGGACGCTCCCGCCGAGCTTCGCGCTGAAGGACAAGGACCGCGCCAAATATGCCGCGATCGGCGAGAGCGACCGCATGACCCTCAAATTTGTCAAGCCGCGCTGA
- a CDS encoding copper resistance system multicopper oxidase yields the protein MSSSPVLGRRAFIGGGAAVAASAGLLPAWAKPVSHGLASNAPGTVSGSDIRLTVADSRFKVGGKIGHAVTLNGLLPAPLVRLKEGQNVRITVDNHLSEDTSIHWHGLLVPFEMDGVPGVSFPGIKAHSTFTYEFPVKQSGTYWYHSHSGLQEQLGHYGPMIIDSAGPDPIDFDREHVVVLSDWTFLHPHRLFTRLKQEGGFFNRDKRTVANKGADPLSAEDARMFAAMRMDPTDISDVTGAAYTYLVNGHGPSENWTGLFRAGERVRLRVINAAAQTIFNLRIPGLKLLVVATDGIPVRPVEVDELQIGNAETYDLIVVPEDRAYTLVAESIDRSGVGIATLAPRAGMRAEVPALRKRPTLAMKDMGMMDHSAHGGASAAPMDHDMRDKSKVDFKVGPGVDMIAPMPIDRTGEPGLGLDDVGHKVMTYKDLASLTRNSDRRPPTRCIDIHLTGNMERFMWSMDGEKLSENPEPYRFARNERVRLKMINDTMMTHPMHLHGHFFEIVNGHGDHQPLKHTVRVLPGSYVEIDFTADAPGDWAFHCHMLYHMHAGMMRVVTVRPLDGAKA from the coding sequence ATGAGCTCATCACCCGTCCTCGGACGCCGCGCCTTTATCGGCGGCGGCGCTGCTGTCGCTGCAAGCGCCGGGCTGCTTCCGGCTTGGGCCAAGCCGGTCAGCCACGGGCTTGCCAGCAATGCGCCCGGAACGGTCAGCGGCTCCGACATCCGCCTGACCGTCGCCGACAGCCGTTTCAAGGTCGGCGGCAAGATCGGCCATGCAGTCACCCTCAACGGCCTCCTGCCGGCGCCCCTGGTGCGCCTCAAGGAAGGTCAGAACGTTCGCATCACGGTCGACAACCATCTGAGCGAGGATACGTCGATCCACTGGCACGGCCTGCTCGTGCCATTCGAAATGGACGGCGTGCCGGGCGTCAGTTTCCCCGGGATCAAGGCGCATTCCACCTTCACCTACGAGTTTCCGGTCAAACAGTCGGGCACCTATTGGTATCACAGCCACAGCGGACTCCAGGAGCAGCTCGGCCATTACGGCCCGATGATCATCGACTCCGCCGGCCCCGACCCGATCGACTTCGACCGGGAGCATGTCGTGGTGCTTTCCGACTGGACCTTCCTCCACCCGCACCGACTGTTCACCCGGCTCAAGCAGGAAGGCGGCTTTTTCAATCGCGACAAGCGTACGGTGGCCAATAAGGGCGCCGACCCGCTGTCGGCCGAGGACGCGCGGATGTTCGCGGCGATGCGGATGGATCCGACCGACATTTCCGACGTCACCGGAGCGGCCTACACCTATCTCGTCAACGGCCACGGCCCGAGCGAGAATTGGACCGGCCTGTTTCGCGCCGGCGAGCGCGTGCGGCTACGGGTCATCAACGCTGCCGCGCAGACTATCTTTAACCTGCGCATTCCCGGCCTCAAGCTGCTGGTCGTCGCCACCGACGGCATCCCGGTCCGCCCGGTCGAGGTCGATGAACTGCAGATCGGCAATGCCGAAACCTACGATCTGATCGTCGTGCCCGAAGACCGCGCTTACACGTTGGTCGCCGAGAGCATCGACCGGTCGGGCGTGGGCATCGCGACGCTGGCCCCGCGGGCCGGGATGCGCGCGGAGGTACCCGCGCTGCGCAAGCGGCCAACACTGGCGATGAAGGATATGGGCATGATGGACCATTCGGCGCACGGCGGCGCGTCCGCCGCGCCGATGGATCATGACATGCGCGATAAATCGAAGGTCGATTTCAAGGTCGGGCCCGGGGTCGACATGATCGCGCCCATGCCGATCGACCGGACCGGCGAGCCGGGCCTCGGATTGGACGACGTCGGTCACAAGGTGATGACCTACAAGGATCTTGCCTCCTTGACGCGCAACTCCGACCGACGCCCGCCGACCCGGTGCATCGACATCCATCTGACCGGCAACATGGAGCGCTTCATGTGGTCGATGGACGGCGAGAAACTCAGCGAAAACCCCGAACCCTATCGCTTCGCGCGCAATGAGCGTGTGCGCCTGAAGATGATCAACGACACGATGATGACCCACCCGATGCACCTGCACGGGCACTTCTTCGAGATCGTCAACGGCCACGGCGATCACCAGCCGCTCAAGCACACTGTCCGCGTTCTTCCCGGCAGCTATGTCGAGATCGACTTTACCGCCGACGCGCCCGGCGACTGGGCGTTCCATTGCCACATGCTCTATCACATGCATGCCGGCATGATGCGCGTGGTCACCGTCCGCCCGCTGGACGGAGCGAAGGCGTGA
- a CDS encoding copper resistance protein B — protein MSLTALLLAAVAQAAAQPASGCTPEHAAMGHCTLPTAPVQQQSKPPAAAPTPDPHAGHTMPQQPVAADPHAGHDMGAAGQAGPEPGPPPSEALSGPAHAADEIFGPAMAESRAELHREHGGMLSYMIMVERAEAVVRKGRDGFAIDSQAWFGGDIDKLWLKAEAEAAWGEKLEHAELQALWSHAIDPWFDLQAGLRHDPQHGPDRTHAVLGLQGLMPHWWEVDAALFLSTEGELTARVEAEYDLRLTQELILQPRIEVDLSAQRIVELGIGSGLTEASAGFRLRYQQTPAFAPYVGVEYERAFGGTARFRRAEGESRDSVALLAGVRFFF, from the coding sequence GTGAGCCTCACTGCCCTGCTGCTGGCCGCTGTCGCCCAAGCCGCCGCGCAACCGGCGTCGGGTTGCACGCCCGAGCATGCGGCGATGGGTCACTGCACGCTTCCCACTGCCCCGGTCCAACAGCAATCGAAGCCGCCGGCCGCCGCACCGACGCCCGACCCGCATGCCGGGCATACGATGCCGCAGCAGCCCGTAGCTGCCGATCCGCATGCCGGCCATGACATGGGCGCGGCTGGTCAGGCGGGACCGGAGCCCGGACCCCCGCCGTCCGAGGCGCTCAGCGGCCCGGCTCATGCGGCGGACGAAATCTTCGGACCCGCAATGGCGGAGTCGCGCGCCGAGCTTCACCGTGAGCATGGCGGAATGCTCTCGTACATGATCATGGTCGAGCGCGCCGAAGCGGTCGTCCGCAAGGGCCGCGACGGGTTCGCGATCGATAGTCAGGCCTGGTTCGGCGGCGATATCGACAAATTGTGGCTCAAGGCCGAGGCCGAGGCCGCGTGGGGCGAAAAGCTCGAGCATGCCGAGCTGCAGGCCTTGTGGAGCCACGCCATCGACCCGTGGTTCGACCTCCAGGCCGGCCTCCGCCACGATCCGCAGCATGGCCCCGACCGCACCCACGCGGTGCTCGGCCTCCAGGGCCTCATGCCCCATTGGTGGGAAGTAGACGCCGCGCTGTTCTTGTCGACCGAGGGCGAGCTGACGGCGCGCGTCGAAGCAGAGTACGACCTGCGCCTGACCCAGGAGTTGATCCTGCAGCCCCGGATCGAGGTCGATCTTTCGGCGCAACGGATCGTGGAGCTGGGCATCGGTTCGGGCCTGACCGAGGCGTCGGCGGGGTTTCGGCTGCGTTATCAGCAGACCCCGGCCTTCGCACCCTATGTCGGCGTGGAATATGAGCGCGCTTTTGGCGGCACCGCTCGGTTCCGGCGTGCCGAGGGCGAATCGCGCGACAGCGTCGCGCTGCTGGCGGGCGTGCGCTTCTTCTTCTAG
- a CDS encoding PepSY domain-containing protein has product MRLRIAARKTHKWLALLVGLQIVIWSLSGLYMTAVHIDTIHGDHLVRKPLERSVDLASLADPLAVAAGARSVQLDWIGDRPVYVVTDHNSERAFDAVSARPLPPLSKAEIRKLSVELYTGDEPISSTRLIRDIPGEIRGRKPPLWRVEFDHWNQPTFYLSPVTGAVITRRHELWRLFDVMWMLHIMDYDERENVNNWLLRPFTWAALMLALSGGWMLIYAFPRRKARASP; this is encoded by the coding sequence ATGCGTCTCAGGATCGCCGCCCGCAAGACTCACAAATGGCTGGCGCTGCTGGTCGGGCTTCAGATCGTGATCTGGTCGCTGAGCGGCCTCTACATGACCGCGGTCCACATCGACACGATCCATGGCGACCACCTCGTCCGAAAGCCGCTGGAGCGCTCGGTCGATTTGGCTAGTCTGGCAGACCCGCTCGCAGTTGCGGCAGGTGCGCGTTCTGTCCAGCTCGACTGGATCGGCGACCGACCGGTCTATGTCGTAACGGACCACAACAGCGAACGCGCGTTTGACGCTGTCAGCGCGCGACCTTTGCCACCGCTCAGTAAAGCCGAAATCCGAAAACTCTCCGTCGAGCTTTACACAGGCGATGAGCCGATCTCATCAACACGGCTGATCCGCGACATCCCGGGCGAAATCCGCGGCCGCAAGCCGCCGCTGTGGCGCGTAGAATTCGATCACTGGAACCAACCGACGTTCTACCTCTCGCCCGTCACCGGAGCGGTGATCACGCGGCGGCACGAACTGTGGCGCCTGTTCGACGTGATGTGGATGCTGCACATCATGGACTATGACGAGCGCGAGAACGTCAACAATTGGCTGCTGCGGCCATTCACATGGGCGGCGTTGATGCTTGCGCTGTCCGGTGGATGGATGCTGATCTACGCCTTTCCGCGGCGCAAAGCACGAGCGTCTCCGTGA
- a CDS encoding PepSY domain-containing protein has protein sequence MKVRSLWLRRIHKWVGVLVGLQFLLWALSGATMAILDMDAVRGGPEVEVVSPALPQAAAGWPIIQAAIGNEVTALRTRDLVGRQLLEIDGVAGTVLVDPATGRPVTVGAPLAAAIAGAAHPGALSPKSVRQLPRITLAVRDHRLPIWQVDFDDAQHSSYYVSGTTGELLERRGDAWRWWDVAWMLHTMDYAKRDDFNHPLIVFAAIALSWLAVTGFWLLFRTIWRHDAAWLHRRLTR, from the coding sequence GTGAAGGTCAGGTCGCTGTGGCTGCGCCGAATCCACAAGTGGGTGGGCGTTCTGGTCGGCCTCCAGTTCCTGCTCTGGGCGTTGAGCGGTGCGACCATGGCGATTCTCGACATGGACGCGGTCCGCGGCGGCCCGGAGGTCGAGGTGGTGTCGCCGGCGTTGCCCCAAGCGGCCGCCGGCTGGCCGATCATCCAGGCTGCAATCGGCAATGAAGTCACCGCACTGCGTACGCGCGACCTGGTTGGGCGTCAGCTGCTCGAGATCGATGGCGTCGCCGGCACAGTGCTCGTCGACCCCGCGACCGGACGCCCGGTGACTGTCGGCGCACCGCTCGCCGCGGCGATCGCTGGCGCTGCCCACCCCGGCGCGCTCTCCCCAAAGTCCGTGCGTCAGCTGCCCCGGATCACCCTTGCCGTACGCGACCATCGTTTGCCGATCTGGCAGGTCGACTTCGACGACGCGCAACACAGCAGCTATTATGTTTCGGGCACGACCGGGGAATTGCTCGAGCGTCGCGGCGACGCGTGGCGCTGGTGGGACGTCGCCTGGATGCTGCACACGATGGACTACGCCAAGCGCGACGATTTCAACCATCCGCTGATCGTCTTCGCGGCGATCGCCCTGTCATGGCTCGCCGTGACCGGTTTCTGGCTATTGTTCAGGACCATCTGGCGCCACGACGCGGCTTGGCTGCACCGTCGCCTAACCCGCTGA
- the cpdR gene encoding cell cycle two-component system response regulator CpdR has protein sequence MVRILLAEDDSSMREYLQRALQRVGYEVEAVGCGTEAVPLLAPGKFDLLLTDIVMPEMDGIELAQKASAIDPAIRVMFITGFAAVALQAGKTAPEAKLLSKPFHLKDLVAEVDRLFQSEDQHGRL, from the coding sequence ATGGTTCGCATCCTCCTCGCCGAAGACGATTCCTCAATGCGCGAGTATCTGCAGCGCGCGTTGCAGCGCGTCGGCTATGAGGTTGAGGCGGTCGGCTGCGGGACCGAGGCGGTGCCGCTGCTCGCGCCGGGCAAGTTCGACCTGCTGCTGACCGACATCGTCATGCCCGAGATGGACGGCATCGAACTGGCCCAGAAGGCGAGCGCGATCGACCCCGCGATCCGCGTCATGTTCATCACCGGTTTCGCGGCGGTTGCGCTGCAGGCCGGCAAGACCGCGCCCGAGGCGAAGCTCCTGAGCAAGCCGTTCCACCTCAAGGACCTCGTCGCCGAGGTCGATCGCTTGTTCCAGAGCGAGGACCAGCACGGGCGGCTCTAA
- a CDS encoding N-formylglutamate amidohydrolase produces MSVPHSGRDYPNWLVADACGGIESLEPLEDPLVDRLAWRAIAAGHGAVVAQAPRAAIDCNRAPDEVDPTQFVGWPHPCRSRRAAAGLGIIPTRTASHGRLWRSSIRHDELQRRISDAHAPFHGAIEQGLARIAARHGAAVLLDCHSMPHRRGQAELVIGNRHGTSASPWLADAAARIARAAGWTVALNAPYAGGHVVERHGDPLAGIHALQLEIDRRCYLAPDMRSPGPGFDRAADLMANLAAQLGQLAERQGLLAAE; encoded by the coding sequence GTGTCGGTGCCGCATTCGGGTCGCGATTACCCCAATTGGCTGGTCGCCGACGCTTGTGGCGGGATCGAGTCCTTGGAGCCGCTCGAGGATCCGCTTGTCGATCGATTGGCGTGGCGGGCGATCGCGGCCGGCCACGGGGCGGTAGTCGCCCAAGCTCCGCGCGCGGCGATCGACTGCAACCGCGCCCCCGATGAAGTCGATCCAACCCAATTTGTCGGCTGGCCTCATCCGTGCAGGTCGCGCCGGGCTGCCGCCGGCCTAGGAATCATTCCGACCCGAACGGCGAGCCACGGCCGCCTGTGGCGATCGTCGATCAGGCACGATGAGCTGCAACGCCGGATAAGCGACGCGCATGCACCATTCCACGGAGCGATCGAGCAAGGACTCGCTCGGATCGCCGCGCGTCACGGCGCCGCGGTCCTGCTTGACTGTCATTCGATGCCGCACCGCCGCGGCCAGGCCGAACTGGTGATCGGCAACCGCCACGGCACAAGCGCGTCACCGTGGCTGGCCGATGCCGCGGCGCGGATTGCGCGGGCGGCCGGGTGGACGGTCGCCCTCAATGCGCCATATGCGGGCGGCCATGTGGTCGAGCGCCATGGCGATCCCTTGGCCGGTATCCATGCGCTACAACTGGAAATCGACCGGCGCTGTTATCTCGCGCCCGACATGCGCTCACCAGGTCCGGGCTTCGACCGTGCCGCGGACCTGATGGCCAACCTTGCCGCGCAGCTTGGTCAGTTGGCCGAACGCCAAGGCCTCCTCGCCGCGGAATAA
- a CDS encoding SapC family protein, with the protein MATQPPGAAALPLLYRGLEPLNSGQHSNMKLKRGQTIPGVGQVHAIPITIDEFIHAQRNYPIIFSAGDTPVPLALMGLNEDVNTFIDSEGMPIDQNAYMPAYLRRYPFMLAKLRPDSDELSLCFDPTAGSVAEDGEEALFDGDQPSELTRNILAFCEQFETAGQRTHAFMEEVAKLDLLMEGEVSIQPDGVEQPFLYRGFRMIDEEKLRNLRGDELRKINQNGVLSLLMAHLFSLGLIRDLFFRQVQQGKGPQGLTLPTANAAAPEAKVEDDAKA; encoded by the coding sequence ATGGCCACTCAACCCCCGGGCGCTGCGGCGCTTCCGCTGCTCTATCGCGGACTCGAGCCGCTCAACAGCGGCCAGCACTCGAACATGAAGCTCAAGCGCGGCCAGACCATCCCCGGAGTCGGCCAGGTCCATGCGATCCCGATCACGATCGACGAGTTCATCCATGCCCAGCGCAATTACCCGATCATCTTTTCGGCGGGCGACACGCCGGTGCCGCTGGCGCTGATGGGGCTCAACGAGGACGTCAACACGTTCATCGACTCCGAGGGCATGCCGATCGACCAGAATGCCTATATGCCGGCCTATCTGCGCCGCTATCCGTTCATGCTCGCCAAGCTTCGCCCCGACAGCGACGAGCTTTCGCTGTGCTTCGACCCGACCGCCGGGAGCGTCGCCGAGGACGGCGAGGAGGCGCTGTTCGACGGCGATCAGCCGAGTGAACTGACGCGCAACATCCTCGCGTTCTGCGAGCAGTTCGAGACCGCCGGCCAGCGCACCCATGCGTTCATGGAAGAGGTCGCCAAGCTCGACCTCCTGATGGAAGGCGAAGTCTCGATCCAGCCCGACGGAGTCGAGCAACCGTTTCTCTACCGCGGCTTTCGCATGATCGACGAGGAAAAGCTGCGCAATTTGCGCGGCGACGAACTGCGCAAGATCAACCAGAATGGCGTGCTCTCGCTGCTCATGGCGCACCTCTTCTCGCTCGGCCTGATCCGCGATCTCTTCTTCCGCCAAGTGCAGCAGGGCAAGGGCCCGCAGGGACTGACCCTTCCGACCGCCAATGCGGCCGCGCCGGAGGCGAAAGTCGAGGATGACGCCAAGGCGTGA
- a CDS encoding DEAD/DEAH box helicase, whose amino-acid sequence MSFADLGLSDPLLRAVGDSGYDTPTPIQKGAIPPVLMGRDLIGIAQTGTGKTAGFVLPMIDILAEGRGRARMPRSLILEPTRELAAQVAENFEKYGKYHKLSMALLIGGVQMGDQVKALEKGVDVLIATPGRLMDLFSRGKILLNDCKLLVIDEADRMLDMGFIPDIEDICTKLPKARQTLLFSATMPPVIKKLADKFLTDPKQIEVARPATANTNIVQQLVEVAAPKKRDVLRDLLRGDVKNAIIFCNRKTTVRELATSLKRSGFRVGQIHGDMEQSDRNAELARFKADEINILVASDVAARGLDIKGVSHVVNFDVPWQPDDYIHRIGRTGRAGAKGTAFTLATREDAEAIAGIEKLTGMKIPRMGAEEAQAEPTAPAEAEPARSEPKRERPAREPRSNRRDEQRARTPRSEPAPAPPPPKTAAPKAPADDAWGGPIPGFLSQSAL is encoded by the coding sequence ATGAGCTTTGCCGACCTCGGCCTATCCGATCCCTTGCTGCGCGCCGTTGGCGATTCCGGCTACGACACGCCCACCCCGATCCAGAAGGGCGCCATTCCCCCGGTCCTGATGGGCCGCGACCTCATCGGCATCGCTCAGACCGGCACCGGCAAGACCGCCGGCTTCGTCCTCCCGATGATCGACATCCTCGCCGAAGGGCGCGGCCGGGCACGCATGCCGCGCAGCCTGATCCTCGAGCCGACCCGCGAGCTTGCCGCCCAGGTCGCCGAGAATTTCGAGAAATACGGCAAATATCACAAGCTTTCGATGGCGCTGCTGATCGGCGGCGTGCAGATGGGCGATCAGGTCAAGGCGCTCGAAAAGGGCGTCGATGTGCTGATCGCCACCCCCGGCCGACTGATGGATTTGTTCAGCCGCGGCAAGATCCTGCTCAACGATTGCAAGCTGCTGGTGATCGACGAGGCCGACCGGATGCTCGACATGGGCTTCATCCCGGACATCGAGGACATCTGCACAAAGCTGCCGAAGGCCCGCCAGACGTTGCTGTTCTCGGCCACCATGCCGCCGGTCATCAAGAAGCTGGCCGACAAGTTCCTGACCGACCCGAAGCAAATCGAGGTCGCTCGGCCCGCCACCGCCAATACCAATATTGTCCAGCAACTGGTCGAGGTCGCGGCGCCCAAGAAGCGCGACGTGCTGCGCGACCTGCTGCGCGGCGACGTCAAGAACGCGATCATCTTCTGCAACCGCAAGACCACGGTCCGCGAACTCGCGACCAGCCTTAAGCGCTCGGGCTTCCGAGTCGGCCAAATTCATGGTGACATGGAACAGAGCGACCGCAACGCCGAGCTGGCCCGGTTCAAGGCCGACGAGATCAACATTCTGGTCGCGTCCGACGTCGCCGCCCGCGGGCTCGACATCAAGGGCGTCAGCCATGTCGTCAACTTCGACGTGCCGTGGCAGCCGGACGATTATATCCACCGCATCGGCCGGACCGGACGGGCCGGTGCCAAGGGCACGGCTTTCACGCTGGCGACCCGCGAGGACGCCGAGGCGATCGCCGGTATCGAAAAGCTCACCGGGATGAAGATTCCGCGCATGGGCGCGGAGGAAGCGCAGGCGGAGCCGACGGCCCCAGCCGAAGCGGAACCGGCGCGTTCCGAGCCCAAGCGCGAGCGTCCCGCACGCGAGCCGAGGTCAAATCGAAGGGACGAGCAGCGAGCGCGCACGCCCCGCTCCGAACCGGCTCCCGCCCCGCCACCGCCGAAGACCGCTGCGCCAAAGGCCCCGGCGGACGATGCGTGGGGCGGACCCATTCCCGGCTTTTTGTCGCAGAGCGCGCTCTAG
- the tgt gene encoding tRNA guanosine(34) transglycosylase Tgt: MTRFDFSIHATDGKARTGTIAMPRGEIRTPAFMPVGTAATVKAMKPESVRSSGADIILGNTYHLMLRPGAERVAALGGLHAFMNWPRPILTDSGGYQVMSLSDLTKVSDEGVAFRSHLDGSRHVLTPERSIEVQRLLGSDIVMQFDELVRPDVRAAKQREAMDRSIAWARRSRAEFDRGGQHAEGAALFGIQQGVLDERLRRQSADALVDIGFDGYAVGGLAVGEGQEAMLACLDFAPGQLPSDKPRYLMGVGKPDDIVEAVRRGIDMFDCVLPTRSGRTGQAFTADGPINIRNARFAEDRAPLDADCGCPTCATYTRAYVHHLVRSGEILGAMLMTEHNLNFYQTLMAGLRAAIADQRFEAHATQFLERYRARST; this comes from the coding sequence ATGACCCGTTTCGATTTTTCGATCCACGCGACCGACGGCAAGGCGCGCACCGGCACGATCGCCATGCCCCGCGGCGAAATCCGCACTCCAGCGTTCATGCCGGTCGGCACGGCGGCGACGGTCAAGGCGATGAAACCGGAGAGCGTTCGCTCGAGCGGCGCCGACATCATCCTCGGCAACACCTATCACCTCATGCTCCGCCCGGGCGCGGAACGGGTCGCCGCGCTCGGCGGGCTTCATGCGTTCATGAACTGGCCGCGGCCGATCCTCACCGACAGCGGCGGCTACCAGGTGATGAGCCTCAGCGACCTCACCAAGGTCAGCGACGAGGGGGTCGCCTTTCGCAGCCACCTCGACGGTTCGCGGCATGTGCTTACCCCCGAGCGCTCCATCGAGGTCCAGCGTTTGCTCGGTAGCGACATCGTCATGCAGTTCGACGAGCTCGTCCGGCCCGACGTACGGGCGGCCAAGCAGCGCGAGGCGATGGACCGTTCGATTGCCTGGGCGAGGCGCAGCCGGGCGGAGTTTGACCGCGGCGGGCAGCATGCCGAGGGGGCCGCGCTGTTTGGGATCCAGCAGGGCGTGCTCGACGAGCGGTTGCGCCGCCAGTCGGCCGACGCGCTGGTCGACATCGGCTTCGACGGCTATGCGGTCGGCGGGCTGGCGGTGGGGGAAGGGCAGGAGGCGATGCTCGCCTGCCTTGATTTTGCGCCCGGTCAGCTTCCCTCCGACAAGCCGCGGTATCTGATGGGGGTCGGCAAGCCCGACGATATCGTCGAGGCGGTGCGGCGCGGCATCGACATGTTCGATTGCGTCCTTCCGACGCGCTCGGGCCGAACGGGCCAGGCGTTCACCGCCGACGGCCCGATCAACATCCGCAATGCCCGCTTCGCCGAAGATCGGGCGCCGCTCGATGCCGATTGCGGCTGCCCGACCTGCGCGACATACACTCGCGCCTACGTCCACCACCTCGTTCGGTCAGGCGAAATCCTCGGCGCGATGTTGATGACCGAGCACAACCTCAACTTCTACCAGACGCTGATGGCCGGCCTGCGCGCGGCGATCGCCGATCAGCGGTTCGAGGCGCATGCGACGCAGTTCCTCGAGCGCTACCGCGCCCGCTCGACCTAG
- a CDS encoding TSUP family transporter yields MIEPDIIALLTAVAVLTGFIDAIAGGGGLIMMPALLTAGLPPVHALATNKLQSVFGTGSAMLNFWRKGHIDLKANWLTIALVFAGAVGGALLVQRISSSALGLIIPLLLVVSAAYVLASPRMSDEDAHQRLTARGYAPVGGAIGFYDGFFGPGTGTFFTTSLVGLRGFGLTRSTALTKAFNFASNVASVLVFAMAGKMVWLLGLSMAAGAMLGGWIGSHTAMRFGAGIIRPLLVAISLGLTARLLWSYFG; encoded by the coding sequence ATGATCGAGCCCGACATCATCGCTTTGCTGACTGCGGTCGCGGTGCTGACCGGCTTCATCGACGCCATCGCCGGCGGCGGTGGGCTGATCATGATGCCGGCGCTGCTCACCGCCGGGCTTCCGCCGGTCCACGCCTTGGCGACCAACAAGCTGCAGTCCGTGTTCGGCACCGGCAGCGCGATGTTAAATTTCTGGCGCAAGGGGCATATCGACCTCAAGGCGAACTGGCTGACGATCGCGTTGGTCTTTGCGGGAGCGGTCGGCGGCGCACTTTTGGTCCAGCGTATTTCAAGCTCCGCGCTTGGGCTCATCATTCCCCTGCTGCTCGTCGTTTCCGCAGCCTACGTCCTGGCGAGCCCGCGGATGAGCGACGAGGACGCCCACCAACGCCTGACCGCTCGGGGCTATGCGCCGGTGGGTGGGGCGATCGGCTTCTACGACGGCTTCTTCGGTCCGGGCACCGGCACCTTCTTCACTACCAGTCTGGTCGGGCTGCGCGGCTTCGGCCTGACTCGCTCGACGGCGCTGACCAAGGCGTTCAACTTCGCCAGCAACGTCGCCAGCGTGCTGGTGTTCGCCATGGCCGGAAAGATGGTCTGGCTGCTCGGCCTGTCGATGGCCGCGGGAGCGATGCTGGGTGGATGGATCGGAAGCCATACCGCAATGCGCTTCGGCGCCGGCATCATCCGGCCGCTCCTCGTCGCCATCTCGCTCGGCCTGACGGCGCGATTGCTGTGGAGCTACTTCGGCTGA